A stretch of Helicobacter pylori oki112 DNA encodes these proteins:
- a CDS encoding M48 family metallopeptidase, which yields MLDDIPITIQKSKKIKTLSLNITPSLEVILKMPNSCSQARASAFLKEQEAWLKKTLSAMQEKHSLLHSRLETYQNKILVFDEVKNANDYTLTELKKILKTYLEQQLPLIAQKMQTSYTHFSIRNNAKVLGSCSYHNRLSFALLLVCAQKEAIDYVIIHELAHTIHKNHSKNFWRCVQIFCPNYRALREHLKQRVVFYTQLLKQLQP from the coding sequence ATGTTAGATGATATTCCTATTACCATTCAAAAAAGTAAAAAAATCAAAACCCTGAGCTTGAATATCACGCCCTCTTTAGAAGTGATTCTAAAAATGCCCAATTCTTGCTCTCAAGCTAGAGCGAGCGCTTTTTTAAAAGAACAAGAAGCTTGGCTAAAAAAAACCCTTTCAGCCATGCAAGAAAAACACTCCCTTTTACACTCGCGCCTAGAAACCTATCAAAACAAAATCCTTGTGTTTGATGAGGTGAAAAACGCCAACGATTACACTCTAACAGAGCTTAAAAAAATCTTAAAAACTTATTTGGAGCAACAACTCCCTTTGATCGCTCAAAAAATGCAAACTTCATACACCCATTTCAGCATTAGAAACAACGCCAAAGTTTTAGGGAGTTGCTCTTATCATAACCGCTTGAGTTTTGCTCTTTTACTGGTTTGCGCTCAAAAAGAAGCGATTGATTATGTCATCATCCATGAACTCGCCCACACGATCCACAAAAACCATTCCAAAAATTTCTGGCGTTGCGTTCAAATCTTTTGCCCTAATTACCGCGCTCTAAGGGAGCATTTAAAACAAAGGGTTGTTTTTTATACCCAACTGCTCAAGCAACTACAGCCCTAA
- the acpS gene encoding holo-ACP synthase translates to MIGIDIVSIARVEKCVKRFEMRFLERFLSPSEIVLCKDKSSSIAGFFALKEACSKALQVGIGKELSFLDIRISKSPKNAPLITLSKEKMDYFNIQSLSASISHDAGFAIAVVMVSSSN, encoded by the coding sequence ATGATTGGCATAGATATTGTCTCTATTGCTAGGGTAGAAAAGTGCGTGAAACGCTTTGAAATGAGGTTTTTAGAGCGTTTTTTATCGCCAAGTGAGATTGTTTTATGCAAGGACAAATCTAGCAGTATCGCCGGGTTTTTCGCGCTTAAAGAGGCTTGCTCTAAAGCCCTTCAAGTGGGCATTGGTAAGGAATTGAGCTTTTTGGATATACGCATTTCTAAAAGCCCTAAAAACGCCCCCTTAATCACCCTTTCTAAAGAAAAAATGGATTATTTCAACATCCAAAGCTTGAGCGCGAGCATTAGCCATGACGCTGGTTTTGCGATAGCGGTCGTGATGGTTTCTTCGTCAAATTGA
- the rsmD gene encoding 16S rRNA (guanine(966)-N(2))-methyltransferase RsmD has translation MPNHQPVKKFKIIGGACKGLGLNLPNVSSTRPTKAIVRESFFNTLQAEINGAHFIEVFSGSASMGLEALSRGATSAVFFEQNKSAYATLLENISLFKNRLKKEIEIQTFLDDAFKLLPTLCLKNGVLNILYLDPPFETSGFLGIYEKCFHALERLLNRSHSKNLLVVFEHESLHEMPKSLTTLAIIKQKKFGKTTLTYFQ, from the coding sequence ATGCCAAATCATCAGCCAGTAAAAAAATTTAAGATTATTGGGGGGGCTTGTAAGGGATTAGGCTTGAATTTGCCTAACGTTTCTAGCACGCGCCCCACGAAAGCGATCGTAAGAGAGTCGTTTTTTAACACTTTGCAAGCAGAAATTAATGGAGCGCACTTTATAGAAGTGTTTTCAGGTAGCGCTTCTATGGGTTTAGAGGCTTTGAGCAGGGGGGCAACAAGCGCGGTGTTTTTTGAGCAAAATAAAAGCGCTTATGCCACGCTTTTAGAAAATATTTCTCTTTTTAAAAACCGCTTGAAAAAGGAAATTGAAATTCAAACCTTTTTAGATGACGCTTTCAAGCTTTTGCCCACGCTGTGTTTAAAAAATGGCGTTTTGAATATCCTTTATTTGGATCCTCCTTTTGAAACAAGCGGGTTTTTAGGGATTTATGAAAAATGTTTTCACGCTTTAGAAAGGTTATTAAACCGCTCTCATTCAAAAAATCTTTTAGTGGTTTTTGAGCATGAAAGCCTGCATGAAATGCCTAAAAGTCTTACAACTTTAGCTATAATCAAACAGAAAAAATTTGGAAAAACCACTTTAACTTATTTTCAGTAG
- a CDS encoding class I SAM-dependent methyltransferase, whose protein sequence is MRSFGNYMQEWLYGEKGYYKKALIGQKGDFYTSVSLSKFFGGAVAFYIIKLLEEEKLFLPLKIVEIGAHHGHFLSDIANFLNALSVGVMEKCEFVSCEPLKELQKLQRTIFKQATQLDLSSCNLEELDFKEKSTFVISNELFDAFACEIIKDNKMLFITHDHKGVWGAINKPTKELLKNLDLKQGCAPLFLEAFIKDLLEKLDEAPSWVFLSFDYGDEIERKDMHLRAFKNHQALDFKDILNHLASLYQKSDLTYDVNFSLVRFLFEKHHAQFSFFKSQANALLDMGLMGLLETFSKSVGYERYLKEAAKIKPLISPGGLGERFKALEFVKKNKI, encoded by the coding sequence ATGCGTTCGTTTGGGAATTACATGCAAGAGTGGCTTTATGGCGAAAAGGGGTATTACAAAAAGGCGTTAATCGGTCAAAAAGGGGATTTTTACACTTCGGTGTCTTTGAGTAAGTTTTTTGGGGGCGCTGTTGCGTTTTACATCATCAAGCTTTTAGAAGAAGAAAAATTATTTTTACCTTTAAAAATTGTAGAAATTGGCGCTCATCATGGGCATTTTTTGAGCGATATAGCGAATTTTTTAAACGCTTTGAGCGTGGGCGTGATGGAAAAATGCGAGTTTGTCAGCTGTGAGCCTTTAAAGGAATTGCAAAAACTCCAACGAACTATTTTTAAACAAGCCACGCAATTGGATTTGAGTAGTTGCAATTTAGAAGAGCTTGATTTTAAAGAAAAAAGCACGTTTGTTATCTCTAATGAATTGTTTGACGCATTCGCTTGCGAGATCATTAAAGATAACAAAATGCTTTTTATTACCCATGATCATAAGGGCGTTTGGGGCGCTATTAATAAACCCACTAAAGAACTTCTTAAAAATTTGGATTTAAAACAAGGGTGCGCGCCGTTATTTTTAGAGGCTTTCATTAAGGATTTGTTGGAGAAATTGGATGAGGCTCCTTCTTGGGTGTTTTTGAGCTTTGATTATGGCGATGAAATAGAGAGGAAAGACATGCATTTAAGGGCTTTTAAAAACCACCAAGCGCTAGATTTTAAGGATATTTTAAACCATCTGGCTTCTTTGTATCAAAAGAGCGATTTGACCTATGATGTCAATTTTTCTCTGGTGCGCTTTTTGTTTGAAAAACACCACGCGCAATTTTCATTCTTTAAATCGCAGGCTAACGCTTTATTGGATATGGGGCTTATGGGATTGTTAGAAACATTTTCAAAGAGCGTGGGTTATGAAAGGTATTTAAAAGAAGCGGCTAAAATCAAGCCCCTAATTAGCCCTGGGGGTTTGGGGGAGCGTTTCAAGGCGTTAGAGTTTGTGAAAAAAAATAAAATATAA
- a CDS encoding molybdopterin synthase catalytic subunit — MLKIIQGALDTSELLKAYQEEARIKNFGAFCVFVGIVRKEGNIQGLSFDIYEALLKTWFEKWHHKAKDLGVVLKMAHSLGDVLIGQSSFLCVLMGKNRKNALELYEDFIEDFKRNAPIWKYDLIDNKRIYAKERSHPLKGSGLLA; from the coding sequence GTGTTAAAAATCATTCAAGGGGCATTGGATACTAGTGAGCTTTTGAAAGCCTACCAAGAGGAAGCTCGCATTAAAAACTTTGGAGCGTTTTGTGTGTTTGTGGGGATTGTGAGAAAAGAGGGTAACATTCAAGGCTTGAGTTTTGATATTTATGAAGCGCTATTAAAGACTTGGTTTGAAAAATGGCACCATAAAGCCAAAGATTTGGGCGTGGTGTTAAAGATGGCGCACAGCCTGGGCGATGTTTTGATAGGACAAAGCTCATTTTTATGCGTTTTAATGGGAAAGAATAGAAAAAATGCCTTAGAACTATACGAAGATTTTATTGAAGATTTTAAGCGTAACGCTCCTATTTGGAAATACGATTTGATTGATAATAAACGCATTTACGCTAAAGAAAGAAGCCACCCTTTAAAAGGGAGCGGGCTTTTAGCGTAA
- a CDS encoding DUF3943 domain-containing protein, translating to MVCVIIWGLGCSFLNANSIQLEETLRRSPKNLIWQHFKKKFKKSNTIPYAPNSRWKYLGTSIGILGVSLVIGIVGLYLMPESVTNWDKEKFGIKSWFENVRMGPKLDNDSFIFNEILHPYFGAMYYMQPRMAGFSWMASAFFSFITSTLFWEYGLEAFVEVPSWQDLVITPLLGSILGEGFYQLTRYIQRNEGKLFGSLFLGRLVIALMDPIGFIIRDLGLGEALGIYNKHEIRSNLSPNGLNLTYKF from the coding sequence ATGGTTTGCGTTATTATTTGGGGGTTAGGCTGTAGTTTTTTAAACGCTAACAGCATTCAATTAGAAGAAACGCTCAGACGAAGCCCTAAAAATCTTATTTGGCAACACTTTAAAAAGAAGTTTAAAAAGAGCAACACGATCCCTTATGCCCCAAATAGCCGTTGGAAATATTTAGGCACAAGTATAGGGATTTTGGGCGTGTCGTTGGTGATAGGGATTGTAGGGTTGTATCTCATGCCAGAGAGCGTAACGAATTGGGATAAAGAAAAGTTTGGGATCAAAAGTTGGTTTGAAAATGTCCGCATGGGGCCAAAACTAGACAATGATAGTTTTATTTTTAATGAAATTTTGCACCCTTATTTTGGGGCTATGTATTATATGCAACCGCGCATGGCTGGGTTTAGCTGGATGGCCTCAGCGTTTTTTTCTTTTATCACTTCCACGCTTTTTTGGGAATATGGCTTGGAAGCGTTTGTGGAAGTGCCTAGCTGGCAGGATCTAGTGATCACGCCTTTATTAGGATCTATTTTAGGGGAAGGGTTTTATCAGCTCACACGCTATATCCAACGCAATGAAGGCAAGCTTTTTGGCTCTTTATTTTTAGGGCGTTTAGTTATCGCTCTTATGGATCCTATCGGTTTTATCATTAGAGATTTAGGGCTTGGGGAAGCTTTAGGGATTTATAATAAACATGAAATCCGTTCTAATTTAAGCCCCAATGGTTTGAATTTGACTTACAAATTTTAA
- a CDS encoding MoaD/ThiS family protein — MVEVRFFGPIKEENFFVKASDLKELRAILQEKEGLKEWLGVCAIALNDHLIDNLNTPLKDGDVVSLLPPVCGG, encoded by the coding sequence ATGGTAGAAGTGCGATTTTTTGGACCCATAAAAGAAGAAAATTTTTTCGTCAAAGCGAGTGATTTAAAAGAATTAAGAGCGATTTTACAAGAAAAAGAGGGCTTAAAAGAGTGGTTGGGCGTTTGCGCGATAGCCCTTAATGATCACTTAATAGACAATTTAAACACGCCTTTAAAAGATGGCGATGTGGTAAGTTTGTTGCCACCGGTTTGTGGGGGCTAG
- a CDS encoding bifunctional 3,4-dihydroxy-2-butanone 4-phosphate synthase/GTP cyclohydrolase II, with protein sequence MILRRVTEALEAYKNGEMLIVMDDEDRENEGDLVLAGIFSTPEKINFMATHARGLICVSLTKDLAKKFELPPMVSVNDSNHETAFTVSIDAKEAKTGISAFERHLTIELLCKDTTKPSDFVRPGHIFPLIAKDGGVLARTGHTEASVDLCKLAGLKPVSVICEIMKEDGSMARRGDKFLSDFALKHNLKTLYVSDLISYRLENESLLKMFCQEEREFLKHQTQCYTFLDHQQKNHYAFKFKGAKTHDLAPLVRFHPIKEDFDFLTTDAFEVFFKALEYLKREGGYLIFMNTHSKENNIVKDFGIGALVLKNLGIKDFRLLSSSEDRQYKALSGFGLKLVETISL encoded by the coding sequence ATGATCTTAAGAAGAGTTACTGAAGCTTTAGAAGCGTATAAAAATGGCGAAATGCTTATTGTTATGGACGATGAAGACAGAGAAAATGAGGGGGATTTGGTTTTAGCCGGGATTTTTTCTACCCCTGAGAAAATCAATTTCATGGCCACGCATGCTAGGGGGTTGATTTGCGTGTCTTTGACCAAAGATTTAGCGAAAAAATTTGAATTACCCCCTATGGTTAGCGTGAATGATTCTAACCATGAGACCGCTTTCACGGTTTCTATTGACGCTAAAGAAGCCAAAACCGGGATTTCTGCTTTTGAAAGGCATTTAACGATTGAATTATTATGTAAAGACACCACCAAACCGAGCGATTTTGTGCGACCGGGGCATATTTTCCCTTTAATCGCAAAAGACGGGGGCGTGTTAGCGCGCACGGGCCATACTGAAGCGAGCGTGGATTTATGCAAATTAGCTGGATTAAAACCCGTGAGCGTGATTTGTGAAATCATGAAAGAAGATGGATCTATGGCGAGGAGAGGGGATAAATTTTTGAGCGACTTTGCCCTTAAACATAACCTTAAAACCCTCTATGTCTCTGATTTGATTAGCTATCGTTTGGAAAATGAAAGTTTGCTGAAAATGTTTTGTCAAGAAGAAAGAGAATTTTTAAAACACCAAACGCAATGCTACACTTTTTTAGACCACCAGCAAAAAAACCATTACGCTTTTAAGTTTAAAGGCGCAAAAACCCATGATTTAGCCCCTTTAGTGCGTTTCCACCCTATCAAAGAGGATTTTGATTTCTTGACGACTGATGCGTTTGAAGTGTTTTTTAAAGCGTTAGAATATTTAAAGCGCGAAGGAGGTTATTTGATCTTTATGAACACGCATTCTAAAGAAAACAATATCGTTAAAGATTTTGGGATCGGAGCGTTGGTGTTAAAAAATTTAGGGATAAAGGATTTCAGGCTTTTAAGCTCTTCTGAAGACAGGCAGTATAAGGCTTTGAGCGGGTTTGGGCTTAAGCTTGTAGAAACGATTAGCCTTTGA
- a CDS encoding TonB-dependent receptor family protein → MNGYLRVKTPYFLALYTLTFWTFSSFMSAKDKHHFLKKVTTTEQKFSSSAPLSYQSEEVRNSTSSRTVISNKELKKTGNLNIENALQNVPGIQIRDATGTGVLPKISVRGFGGGGNGHSNTGMILVNGIPIYGAPYSNIELAIFPVTFQSVDRIDVIKGGTSVQYGPNTFGGVVNIITKEIPKEWENQAAERITFWGRSSNGNFVDPKEKGKPLAQTLGNQMLFNTYGRTAGMLGKHIGISAQGNWINGQGFRQNSPTKVQNYLLDAIYKINATNTFKAYYQYYQYNSYHPGTLSAQDYAYNRFINERPDNQDGGRAKRFGIVYQNYFGDPDRKVGGDFKFTYFTHDMSRDFGFSNQYQSVYMSGQNKILPFKGKGEISAKNPNCGLYSYSDTNSPCWQFFDNIRRFVVNAFEPKLNLIINTGKVKQTFNMGMRFLTEDLYRRSTTRKNPSMPNNGSGFDAGTSLNNFNNYTAVYASDEINFNNGMLTITPGLRYTFLNYEKKDASPFKAGQTGKTIKDRYNQWNPALNIGYKPIKDWLFYFNYQRSYIPPQFSNIGSFVGTSTDYFQIFNVMEGGSRYYFNNQVSFNANYFVIFANHYFTGRYGDNKEPVNARSQGVELELYYTPIRGLNFHAAYTFIDANITSHTMVTNPANPKGPKKDIFGKKLPFVSPHQFILDASYTYAKTTIGLSSFFYSTAYSDVLNTVPFTQYAPTIKNGAITTKTAGMTPWYWVWNLQISSALWERKNQSVNASLQINNIFNMKYWFSGIGTSPNGKEAAPPRSITAYVSYHF, encoded by the coding sequence ATGAATGGTTATTTGAGGGTAAAAACCCCGTATTTTTTAGCGTTATACACTTTGACTTTTTGGACTTTTAGTTCTTTTATGAGTGCGAAAGATAAGCACCATTTTTTAAAAAAAGTTACAACCACTGAGCAAAAATTCAGTTCCAGCGCCCCGCTTTCATATCAAAGCGAAGAAGTGCGTAATTCCACAAGCTCTCGCACGGTGATTTCCAACAAAGAACTCAAAAAAACGGGTAATTTGAATATTGAAAACGCTTTGCAAAATGTGCCAGGGATTCAAATCAGAGACGCTACAGGCACGGGCGTGCTGCCTAAAATTTCGGTGCGCGGTTTTGGTGGGGGTGGTAACGGGCATAGCAATACGGGCATGATTTTAGTCAATGGTATCCCCATTTATGGCGCGCCGTATTCTAATATTGAACTGGCGATTTTCCCTGTTACTTTCCAGTCAGTGGATAGGATTGATGTGATTAAGGGGGGCACGAGCGTGCAATATGGCCCTAACACTTTTGGAGGCGTGGTGAATATCATCACTAAAGAAATCCCTAAAGAGTGGGAAAATCAAGCGGCTGAAAGGATCACTTTTTGGGGGCGATCCTCTAATGGGAATTTTGTAGATCCTAAAGAAAAAGGCAAGCCTTTAGCCCAAACTTTAGGCAATCAGATGCTGTTTAACACTTACGGGCGAACGGCTGGAATGTTGGGTAAGCATATAGGAATTAGCGCCCAAGGCAATTGGATTAATGGGCAAGGTTTCAGGCAAAACAGCCCCACAAAGGTGCAAAACTACTTGCTTGATGCGATCTATAAGATTAATGCGACCAACACTTTTAAAGCTTATTACCAATATTATCAATACAATTCTTACCATCCAGGCACTTTGAGCGCTCAAGATTACGCCTATAACCGCTTCATCAACGAGCGCCCTGACAATCAAGATGGAGGGCGGGCCAAGCGCTTTGGGATCGTGTATCAAAATTATTTTGGCGACCCGGATAGGAAAGTGGGGGGAGATTTTAAATTCACTTATTTCACGCATGACATGAGTAGGGATTTTGGGTTTTCCAACCAATACCAAAGCGTGTATATGAGCGGTCAAAACAAGATTTTACCTTTTAAAGGCAAGGGAGAAATTAGTGCAAAAAACCCTAATTGCGGTTTGTATTCTTATAGCGACACGAATAGCCCTTGTTGGCAATTTTTTGACAATATCCGCCGCTTCGTGGTGAATGCCTTTGAGCCAAAACTCAATCTCATCATCAATACCGGTAAAGTCAAACAAACTTTTAACATGGGAATGCGGTTTTTAACCGAAGATTTATACCGCCGATCCACTACCAGGAAAAACCCTAGCATGCCTAATAATGGCAGTGGGTTTGATGCAGGAACTTCACTCAATAATTTCAACAATTATACCGCTGTGTATGCCAGCGATGAAATCAATTTCAATAACGGCATGCTAACGATCACGCCGGGCTTGAGATACACTTTTTTAAATTATGAAAAAAAAGACGCTTCCCCTTTTAAAGCAGGCCAAACAGGAAAAACCATTAAAGATCGTTACAACCAATGGAATCCGGCGCTGAATATCGGCTATAAACCCATTAAAGATTGGTTGTTTTATTTCAACTATCAAAGAAGCTACATTCCGCCCCAATTCAGCAATATCGGTAGTTTTGTAGGCACAAGCACGGATTATTTTCAAATCTTTAATGTCATGGAGGGCGGCTCAAGATATTATTTTAACAATCAAGTGAGTTTTAACGCGAATTATTTTGTGATTTTTGCGAATCATTATTTTACCGGGCGCTATGGGGATAATAAAGAGCCGGTCAATGCGAGATCGCAAGGCGTGGAGTTGGAACTCTACTACACGCCTATTAGGGGGCTTAATTTCCATGCGGCTTACACTTTTATAGACGCTAATATCACCAGCCACACAATGGTTACTAACCCTGCTAATCCTAAAGGGCCTAAAAAAGATATTTTTGGTAAAAAACTCCCTTTTGTCAGCCCGCACCAGTTTATTTTAGACGCGAGCTACACTTACGCTAAAACCACGATCGGGTTGAGCTCTTTCTTTTATAGTACGGCTTATAGCGATGTGTTAAACACTGTGCCTTTCACTCAATACGCGCCCACGATCAAAAACGGCGCTATCACTACCAAAACAGCGGGAATGACGCCATGGTATTGGGTGTGGAATTTGCAAATTTCTAGTGCTTTGTGGGAACGCAAAAATCAAAGCGTTAATGCGAGCTTGCAAATCAATAACATTTTTAACATGAAATATTGGTTTAGCGGGATAGGCACTAGCCCTAACGGTAAAGAAGCCGCGCCTCCTAGAAGCATCACAGCGTATGTGAGCTATCATTTTTAA
- the fliL gene encoding flagellar basal body-associated protein FliL — MAEEQENTAQQPQKKSKALLFVIIGSVLVMLLLVGVIIMLLMGNKEESKENASKNTQEVQANPMANKNQEAKEGSNIQQYLVLGPLYAIDAPFAVNLVSQNGRRYLKASISLELSNEKLLNEVKVKDTAIKDTIIEILSSKSVEEVVTNKGKNKLKDEIKSHLNSFLIDGFIKNVFFTDFIIQ; from the coding sequence ATGGCAGAAGAACAAGAAAATACCGCGCAACAACCCCAAAAAAAAAGCAAAGCCCTTTTATTTGTCATTATTGGAAGCGTGTTAGTGATGCTTTTATTGGTGGGGGTGATTATCATGCTACTTATGGGGAATAAGGAAGAATCTAAAGAAAACGCTTCTAAAAACACCCAAGAAGTTCAAGCTAATCCTATGGCGAACAAAAATCAAGAGGCCAAAGAAGGCTCTAATATCCAGCAATATTTGGTGCTTGGGCCTTTGTATGCGATTGATGCGCCTTTTGCGGTGAATCTGGTCTCTCAAAATGGCAGACGCTACCTTAAGGCTTCTATTTCGTTAGAATTGAGTAATGAAAAGCTTTTAAATGAAGTCAAGGTTAAGGACACAGCGATTAAAGACACGATTATAGAGATTCTGTCGTCTAAAAGCGTGGAAGAAGTGGTTACCAATAAGGGTAAAAACAAGCTTAAAGATGAAATTAAGAGCCATTTGAATTCGTTTTTGATTGATGGCTTTATTAAAAATGTCTTTTTCACTGATTTCATTATTCAATAA
- the ribA gene encoding GTP cyclohydrolase II, producing MKRLEVSNQAKLPTQFGEFCIQCFREKGSNGSKDHLVVFTPNFSQNPLVRLHSECLTGDALGSQKCDCGGALQMALERISKEGGLVIYLRQEGRGIGLFNKVNAYALQDKGYDTIQANEMIGFKDDERDYSIAGEILEYYGIKKMRLLTNNPKKIATLEKYAEVTRESLIVCANEHNQGYLEVKKLKMGHLL from the coding sequence TTGAAACGATTAGAAGTCTCTAACCAAGCCAAATTACCCACTCAATTTGGGGAGTTTTGTATCCAGTGCTTTAGAGAAAAGGGTTCTAATGGCTCTAAAGATCATTTAGTGGTTTTCACCCCTAATTTTTCTCAAAACCCCTTAGTGCGTTTGCATTCAGAATGCTTGACCGGCGACGCTCTAGGCTCTCAAAAATGCGATTGCGGGGGGGCGTTGCAAATGGCGTTAGAAAGGATTTCTAAAGAAGGGGGGCTAGTGATTTATTTGCGCCAAGAAGGGCGTGGGATAGGGCTATTTAATAAAGTCAATGCCTACGCTTTGCAAGATAAGGGCTATGATACCATTCAAGCCAATGAAATGATAGGGTTTAAAGACGATGAAAGGGATTATAGTATTGCGGGTGAAATTTTAGAATATTACGGCATTAAAAAAATGCGCTTACTCACAAACAACCCTAAAAAAATCGCCACTTTAGAAAAATACGCTGAGGTAACAAGAGAGAGCTTGATCGTGTGTGCTAATGAACACAATCAAGGGTATTTGGAAGTCAAAAAGCTCAAAATGGGGCATTTATTGTGA
- a CDS encoding MBL fold metallo-hydrolase, translating into MEILRRECGAVEENAYIVKLSSGIDFIIDPGFSSSEWVLENTKNPKAILITHGHYDHVWDSAQLSKLLKNTPIYAPKDDVFMLENDIFHLGMPVFSPNFSVPCNKGCTTLEVTNTTIKYWHFPGHTPGCSIIEIEGVIFSGDFIFYRSIGRYDFPYSNEKDMKESLLRFQNLDFSKDIEIYPGHGDKTSFFAEREHSKIWVSRMA; encoded by the coding sequence TTGGAAATTTTAAGGCGAGAATGCGGGGCGGTTGAAGAAAACGCTTATATTGTGAAGCTTTCTAGTGGGATAGATTTTATTATTGATCCCGGATTTTCTAGCAGCGAATGGGTGTTAGAAAACACTAAAAACCCTAAGGCGATTTTAATCACGCATGGGCATTATGATCATGTATGGGATAGCGCTCAATTGTCAAAACTCCTTAAAAACACCCCCATTTACGCCCCCAAAGACGATGTGTTCATGCTAGAAAATGATATTTTCCATTTAGGCATGCCGGTTTTTAGCCCCAATTTTAGCGTGCCTTGCAATAAGGGTTGCACCACTTTAGAGGTAACAAACACTACCATTAAATACTGGCATTTTCCCGGGCACACGCCCGGTTGTTCCATCATAGAAATAGAAGGGGTGATTTTTAGCGGGGATTTTATTTTCTATCGCAGCATTGGCCGTTATGATTTCCCTTATTCTAATGAAAAAGACATGAAAGAGTCCCTGTTAAGGTTTCAAAATTTAGATTTTTCTAAAGACATAGAGATTTATCCAGGGCATGGGGATAAAACGAGTTTTTTTGCTGAAAGAGAGCATTCTAAAATCTGGGTTTCAAGGATGGCTTAA
- a CDS encoding glycosyltransferase family 25 protein: MRVFIIHLSPKTCHNFSLKETHITPILESLKLQGISYEIFDAIYSKISPTQLHPLVLEHLHPSFIIEDLLAFCKDKKHPPCTLTNFFYALKHCGKRMGFGELGCYASHYSLWQKCIELNEAICILEDDIIVKERFKESLEFCHKHINELGYIRLMHLEENVAKQKTLIKGVSQILNFKDGIGTQGYVLAPKAAQKLLKYSAKEWVMPIDCVMDRHYWHGVKNYVLEEFAITCDRMNSQNSNTEKQRPKKLPLSIRIGRFLHKSAVKILDKVFRYSPKLIIRKN, translated from the coding sequence ATGCGTGTTTTTATTATTCATTTAAGCCCCAAAACCTGTCACAATTTTTCTTTAAAAGAAACCCATATAACCCCCATTTTAGAGAGCCTTAAACTTCAAGGGATCTCTTATGAAATCTTTGATGCGATCTATTCTAAAATCTCTCCCACGCAATTACACCCCTTGGTCTTAGAGCATTTGCACCCTTCTTTTATAATTGAAGATTTATTGGCTTTTTGTAAAGATAAAAAACACCCCCCTTGCACGTTAACAAATTTCTTTTATGCGCTCAAGCATTGCGGGAAGAGGATGGGGTTTGGGGAGCTTGGGTGCTATGCGAGCCATTATTCGTTGTGGCAAAAATGCATAGAGCTTAATGAAGCGATCTGTATTTTAGAAGATGATATTATTGTAAAAGAGCGTTTTAAAGAGAGCCTAGAGTTTTGTCATAAACACATCAACGAATTAGGCTATATCCGCTTGATGCATTTAGAAGAAAATGTGGCTAAACAAAAAACTCTTATTAAAGGGGTTTCTCAAATCTTAAATTTTAAAGATGGCATTGGCACTCAAGGGTATGTTTTAGCCCCCAAAGCCGCGCAAAAATTATTGAAATACAGCGCAAAAGAATGGGTGATGCCCATAGATTGCGTGATGGATAGGCATTATTGGCATGGGGTCAAAAACTATGTGTTAGAAGAATTTGCGATTACTTGCGATAGAATGAATTCCCAAAACTCCAACACAGAAAAACAAAGGCCTAAAAAATTACCTTTAAGCATCAGGATTGGCCGTTTTTTGCATAAAAGCGCGGTTAAAATCTTGGATAAAGTTTTTAGGTATAGCCCAAAATTAATCATTAGAAAAAACTAA